One genomic window of Gallaecimonas sp. GXIMD4217 includes the following:
- the dnaE gene encoding DNA polymerase III subunit alpha: protein MADPAFIHLRVHSDFSMVDGLAKVGPILGRIEEQGSPAVALTDQGNLCGLVRFYGGAHGKGIKPIIGADLWVRSEPMQDDLYRLTVLCQNNSGYAHLTELISRSYLRGHLQGRPVVDRDWLAELSEGLILLSGGKDGDLGQLLLKGNQALITEAVDFYRQHFPDRFYLELLRTNRADEENYLHAAVALADERELPVVATNEVVFLTRDDFEAHETRVAIRDGYVLADPNRPKLYSEEQYLKSPEEMAELFADIPEALENSVEIAKRCNVTVRLGEYFLPNFPTGDLSIEDYLVKVSREGLEERLEFLFPDEKVRAEKRPEYDERLQIELDVINQMGFPGYFLIVMEFIQWSKDNGIPVGPGRGSGAGSLVAYALKITDLDPLEFDLLFERFLNPERVSMPDFDVDFCMDRRDEVIDHVAELYGRNAVSQIITFGTMAAKAVVRDVGRVMGHPYGFVDRISKLIPPDPGMTLKKAFEVEPRLPEVYDGDEEVRALIDMARKLEGVTRNAGKHAGGVVIAPTKITDFAPIYCDDEGHHPVTQFDKNDVETAGLVKFDFLGLRTLTIIDWALDMINPRLAKEGKAPVDIAAIPLDDRESFRRLLGAETTAVFQLESRGMKELIKRLKPDCFEDMIALVALFRPGPLQSGMVDNFIDRKHGREAISYPDEQWQHESLKPILEPTYGIILYQEQVMQIAQVLAGYSLGGADLLRRAMGKKKPEEMAKQRAGFEEGAVKNGIDGELAMKIFDLVEKFAGYGFNKSHSAAYALVSYQTLWLKAHYPAEFMAAVMSADMDNTDKIVTLVDEVRRLGLTILPPDVNTGLYKFNVNDQGEVVYGIGAIKGVGEGPIEAILEAREQGGPFADLFDFCNRVDLKRVNRRILERLVQAGAMDKLGPLGGDLKGRLGEQRARLFATLPEAIKAAEQHAKAQSVGQHDMFGLINEDPEDAQQSFAEVPAWSDEQWLQGEKETLGLYLCGHPIDRYLKEIKYLSSYRLSEAMPTPKGGSVTLTGLVIAVRQMVNKKNGRRWGIITLDDASGRLDVMLYADVYEQYQELLISDQILSVEGQVSFDDFSGGFRMTARSVATMTEARERHAQAVSLELASDDAGKLGQLKAALEPFSQGTCPVEIHYRHPQAQGRFRLGVGWRVSPTDALLHQLGALLGESRVAIKYE from the coding sequence ATGGCCGATCCCGCTTTCATTCACCTTCGCGTCCATTCCGATTTCTCCATGGTCGATGGCCTGGCCAAGGTCGGGCCCATCCTCGGCCGCATCGAGGAGCAGGGCTCGCCGGCCGTGGCCCTGACCGACCAGGGCAACCTCTGTGGCCTGGTGCGCTTCTACGGCGGCGCCCACGGCAAGGGCATCAAGCCCATCATAGGGGCCGATCTCTGGGTGCGCTCCGAGCCCATGCAGGACGATCTCTACCGGCTGACGGTGCTGTGCCAGAACAACAGTGGCTATGCCCACCTCACCGAGCTTATTTCCCGCTCCTACCTGCGTGGTCACCTCCAGGGCCGGCCGGTGGTGGACAGGGACTGGCTGGCAGAGCTCAGCGAAGGCCTGATCCTGCTGTCCGGCGGCAAGGACGGCGATCTGGGCCAGCTGCTGCTCAAGGGCAACCAGGCCCTGATCACCGAGGCGGTCGACTTCTACCGGCAGCATTTTCCGGACCGCTTCTACCTGGAGCTGCTGCGCACCAACAGGGCCGACGAGGAGAATTACCTCCATGCCGCCGTGGCCCTGGCCGACGAGCGCGAGCTGCCGGTGGTGGCCACCAACGAGGTGGTGTTCCTGACCAGGGACGACTTCGAGGCCCACGAGACCCGGGTCGCCATCCGCGACGGCTATGTGCTGGCCGACCCCAACAGGCCCAAGCTGTACAGCGAGGAGCAGTACCTCAAGAGCCCAGAGGAGATGGCCGAGCTGTTTGCCGACATCCCCGAGGCCCTGGAAAACAGCGTCGAGATAGCCAAGCGCTGCAACGTCACGGTGCGTCTGGGCGAATACTTCCTGCCCAACTTCCCCACCGGCGATCTCAGCATCGAGGACTACCTGGTCAAGGTGTCCCGGGAGGGCCTGGAAGAGCGCCTTGAGTTCCTGTTCCCGGACGAAAAGGTGCGGGCCGAGAAACGCCCCGAATACGACGAGCGCCTGCAGATCGAGCTGGACGTCATCAACCAGATGGGCTTTCCCGGCTACTTCCTGATCGTGATGGAGTTCATCCAGTGGTCCAAGGATAACGGCATTCCCGTCGGTCCCGGCCGGGGCTCTGGTGCCGGCTCCCTGGTGGCCTATGCGCTCAAGATCACCGACCTGGATCCCCTGGAGTTCGACCTGCTGTTCGAACGCTTCCTGAACCCGGAGCGGGTCTCCATGCCCGACTTCGACGTCGACTTCTGCATGGACAGGCGCGACGAGGTCATCGACCACGTGGCCGAGCTGTACGGTCGCAACGCCGTGTCCCAGATCATCACCTTCGGTACCATGGCCGCCAAGGCGGTGGTGCGGGACGTGGGCCGGGTCATGGGCCATCCCTACGGCTTTGTGGACCGCATCTCCAAGCTGATCCCGCCCGACCCCGGCATGACCCTGAAGAAGGCCTTCGAGGTGGAGCCGCGCCTGCCCGAGGTCTACGACGGCGACGAGGAGGTGCGGGCGCTGATCGACATGGCCCGCAAGCTCGAAGGGGTCACCCGCAACGCCGGCAAGCACGCCGGTGGTGTGGTGATCGCCCCCACCAAGATCACCGACTTCGCCCCCATCTACTGCGACGACGAGGGCCACCATCCGGTCACCCAGTTCGACAAGAACGACGTGGAGACCGCCGGCCTGGTCAAGTTCGACTTCCTGGGCCTTAGGACCCTGACCATCATCGACTGGGCGCTGGACATGATCAATCCGCGCCTGGCCAAGGAAGGCAAGGCGCCGGTGGACATCGCCGCCATCCCCCTGGACGACAGGGAGAGCTTCCGGCGGCTGCTGGGGGCCGAGACCACGGCGGTGTTCCAGCTCGAATCCCGGGGCATGAAGGAGCTGATCAAGCGCCTCAAGCCCGACTGCTTCGAGGACATGATCGCCCTGGTGGCCCTGTTCCGACCGGGGCCGCTGCAGTCCGGCATGGTGGACAACTTCATCGACCGCAAGCACGGTCGCGAGGCCATCTCCTACCCGGACGAGCAGTGGCAGCACGAGAGCCTCAAGCCGATCCTGGAGCCCACCTACGGCATCATCCTCTACCAGGAACAGGTGATGCAGATAGCCCAGGTGCTGGCCGGCTACAGCCTGGGCGGCGCCGACCTGTTGCGCCGGGCCATGGGCAAGAAGAAGCCGGAGGAGATGGCCAAGCAGCGGGCCGGCTTCGAGGAAGGTGCCGTCAAGAACGGCATCGACGGCGAGCTGGCGATGAAGATCTTCGATCTGGTGGAGAAGTTCGCCGGCTACGGCTTCAACAAGTCGCACTCGGCCGCCTACGCCCTGGTCTCCTACCAGACCCTCTGGCTCAAGGCCCATTACCCGGCCGAGTTCATGGCGGCGGTGATGTCCGCCGATATGGACAACACCGACAAGATAGTCACCCTGGTGGACGAGGTGCGTCGCCTGGGGCTGACCATACTGCCGCCGGACGTCAACACCGGTCTCTACAAGTTCAACGTCAACGACCAGGGTGAGGTGGTCTACGGCATCGGCGCCATCAAGGGCGTCGGCGAGGGCCCCATAGAGGCCATCCTGGAGGCCAGGGAGCAGGGCGGCCCCTTCGCCGACCTGTTCGACTTCTGCAACCGCGTCGACCTGAAAAGGGTCAACAGGCGCATCCTGGAGCGGCTGGTCCAGGCCGGCGCCATGGACAAGCTGGGGCCCCTGGGCGGCGACCTCAAGGGCCGCCTCGGCGAACAGCGGGCCCGGCTCTTTGCGACCCTGCCCGAGGCCATCAAGGCCGCCGAACAGCACGCCAAGGCCCAGAGCGTCGGCCAGCACGACATGTTCGGCCTCATCAACGAGGATCCCGAGGACGCCCAGCAGAGCTTCGCCGAGGTGCCGGCCTGGTCCGACGAACAGTGGCTGCAGGGCGAAAAGGAGACCCTGGGGCTCTATCTTTGTGGCCACCCCATTGACAGGTACCTCAAGGAAATCAAATATCTGTCTTCATACCGCCTCAGCGAGGCCATGCCCACGCCCAAGGGCGGCAGCGTCACCCTCACCGGCCTGGTCATCGCCGTAAGGCAGATGGTCAACAAGAAGAACGGCCGGCGCTGGGGCATCATCACCCTGGACGACGCCTCTGGCCGACTGGACGTCATGCTCTATGCTGATGTTTACGAGCAGTATCAAGAGCTTCTGATCTCCGATCAGATCCTGTCCGTGGAAGGACAGGTCAGCTTTGATGACTTCAGCGGCGGTTTTAGAATGACGGCACGCAGTGTTGCCACCATGACCGAGGCCAGGGAGCGCCATGCCCAGGCCGTCAGCCTGGAACTGGCCAGCGACGACGCCGGCAAGCTGGGGCAGCTGAAGGCGGCCCTGGAGCCGTTCAGCCAGGGGACCTGCCCGGTGGAGATCCACTACCGGCATCCCCAGGCCCAAGGCCGGTTCCGGTTGGGCGTCGGCTGGCGGGTCAGCCCCACGGATGCGCTGCTGCATCAGCTCGGGGCACTGCTGGGTGAGTCCAGGGTGGCAATCAAATACGAATAA
- the accA gene encoding acetyl-CoA carboxylase carboxyl transferase subunit alpha: MSLNFLDFEQPIAELLAQIDELKAVSQNNELDLNINEQISQLQDKSDELTKKIFSDLNPWQVAQMARHPNRPYTQDYIEHIFTEFDELAGDRAYADDKAIVGGVARLDEQPVMVIGHQKGRDVRERTKRNFGMPRPEGYRKALRLMEMAERFKMPIITFIDTPGAYPGVGAEERGQSEAIARNLKVMSALKVPIICTVIGEGGSGGALAIGVGDRVNMLQYSTYSVISPEGCASILWKSADKASVAAEAMGITAQRLKELDLIDSIVTEPLGGAHRNPASMARSLKAQLLDDLTALQALDTETLLDKRYQRLMGHGYA; encoded by the coding sequence ATGAGCCTGAATTTTCTCGACTTCGAACAGCCCATCGCCGAGCTGTTGGCCCAGATCGACGAACTGAAAGCGGTCAGCCAGAACAACGAACTGGATCTGAACATCAACGAGCAGATCAGCCAGCTCCAGGACAAGAGCGACGAGCTCACCAAGAAGATCTTCAGCGATCTCAACCCCTGGCAGGTGGCCCAGATGGCGCGCCATCCCAACAGGCCCTATACCCAGGACTACATCGAGCACATCTTCACCGAGTTCGACGAGCTGGCCGGCGACCGTGCCTATGCCGACGACAAGGCCATCGTTGGCGGCGTCGCCCGGCTGGACGAACAGCCGGTGATGGTCATAGGTCACCAGAAGGGCCGAGACGTGCGCGAGCGCACCAAGCGCAACTTCGGCATGCCGCGTCCGGAAGGCTACCGCAAGGCCCTGCGCCTGATGGAAATGGCCGAGCGTTTCAAGATGCCCATCATCACCTTCATCGACACCCCTGGTGCCTATCCCGGCGTGGGTGCCGAGGAGCGCGGCCAGTCCGAGGCCATCGCCCGCAACCTCAAGGTGATGTCCGCCCTCAAGGTGCCGATCATCTGTACCGTCATAGGTGAAGGCGGCTCCGGCGGCGCCCTGGCCATCGGCGTCGGCGATCGCGTCAACATGCTGCAGTACTCCACCTACTCGGTGATCTCCCCGGAAGGCTGCGCCTCCATCCTGTGGAAGAGCGCCGACAAGGCCTCCGTGGCCGCCGAGGCCATGGGCATCACCGCCCAGCGCCTCAAGGAGCTGGATCTCATCGACAGCATCGTCACCGAGCCCCTGGGCGGCGCCCACCGCAACCCGGCCTCCATGGCCCGCAGCCTCAAGGCCCAGCTGCTGGACGATCTGACCGCCCTGCAGGCCCTGGACACCGAGACCCTGCTGGACAAGCGCTACCAGCGCCTGATGGGGCACGGTTACGCCTGA
- the tilS gene encoding tRNA lysidine(34) synthetase TilS, with amino-acid sequence MTLCLDDSLGPRLPAAGGLVVLALSGGLDSMVLLRALADFARAHPRHRYLGVHVHHGLSPHADAWAEHCRRACAALGLPFALERVSLDKGPRQSLEALAREARYRALAKYLEPGALLLTGHHVDDQAETFLLAARRGSGGLGLSAMAPAQQLDGGAWLLRPLLAHGRKQLQALAERWRLDWVEDESNLDTGFDRNFLRHQVLPLLEGRWPGTGQALARSARHLQAERQAQDWLLGQCLDSLLDGHGSLSLAHWQSRPEPVRLLLLKGWLARFADRASEARLRALDGQALASADASPMVTTERGQVRRFQGRYHWLAALPQVPAVLPAWQGDSIALEGLGRLEAEGELVGAAVRFGLPGSRKAWPAGRDKARELKKLWQEYGVPPWLRGAWPVLVEGDVVKAVPGLFLAREVVGEVRWLEAPAVFAPFLGASD; translated from the coding sequence ATGACCCTCTGTCTCGACGACAGCCTAGGCCCCCGGCTGCCCGCAGCCGGGGGCCTTGTCGTTCTGGCCCTGTCCGGCGGCCTGGACTCCATGGTGCTGCTGCGCGCCCTGGCCGACTTTGCCCGCGCCCATCCCCGGCACCGCTATCTTGGCGTCCATGTCCACCACGGCCTGAGTCCCCATGCCGATGCCTGGGCCGAGCATTGCCGCCGGGCCTGCGCGGCCCTGGGGCTGCCCTTTGCCCTTGAGCGGGTCAGCCTCGACAAGGGCCCCCGCCAGAGCCTGGAGGCCCTGGCCAGGGAGGCCCGCTACCGGGCCCTGGCCAAGTACCTGGAACCCGGCGCCCTGCTGCTGACCGGCCACCATGTCGACGACCAGGCCGAAACCTTCCTGCTGGCGGCCCGGCGCGGCTCCGGCGGCCTGGGCCTGAGCGCCATGGCACCGGCCCAGCAGCTGGACGGCGGCGCCTGGCTGCTCAGGCCCTTGCTGGCCCATGGCCGCAAGCAGCTGCAAGCCCTGGCCGAGCGGTGGCGGCTGGACTGGGTGGAGGACGAGTCCAACCTCGACACCGGCTTCGACCGCAACTTCCTGCGCCACCAGGTGCTGCCGCTCCTGGAGGGGCGCTGGCCCGGCACCGGCCAGGCCCTGGCCCGCAGTGCCCGCCACCTGCAGGCCGAGCGCCAGGCCCAGGACTGGTTGCTGGGCCAATGCCTGGACAGCCTGCTGGACGGCCATGGCAGCCTGTCCCTGGCCCACTGGCAGTCCCGGCCCGAGCCGGTGCGGCTGCTGCTGCTGAAAGGCTGGCTGGCCCGCTTCGCTGACCGTGCCAGCGAGGCCAGGCTCAGGGCCCTGGACGGGCAGGCGCTGGCGTCGGCGGACGCCAGCCCAATGGTCACCACCGAGCGGGGCCAGGTGCGCCGCTTCCAGGGTCGTTACCATTGGCTGGCGGCCTTGCCCCAGGTGCCGGCAGTGCTGCCGGCCTGGCAGGGCGACAGCATTGCCCTGGAAGGCCTGGGAAGGCTGGAGGCCGAAGGCGAGCTGGTCGGGGCGGCGGTCCGCTTCGGCCTGCCCGGCAGCCGCAAGGCCTGGCCGGCGGGACGTGACAAGGCCCGTGAGCTCAAGAAGCTGTGGCAGGAATACGGGGTGCCGCCCTGGCTGCGCGGCGCCTGGCCGGTGCTGGTAGAGGGGGATGTCGTCAAGGCCGTGCCCGGCCTGTTCCTGGCCAGGGAGGTGGTGGGTGAAGTGCGTTGGCTGGAGGCGCCGGCGGTTTTTGCCCCCTTCCTTGGGGCATCGGACTAG
- a CDS encoding GGDEF domain-containing protein, whose translation MDMLRVEQTLSHERPDPALGLKLHQSLEPLTVLRTFLEAASPCLPLAAICTQGGIALQASPARQWLELAAGDQPIRYGFCRPLSHRERQQLAHWHALLLPALGNALQYQAMVRQARTDALTGLGNRSAFEEDRARLRALCERTCGAISLALVDLDNFKPVNDRHGHQQGDRVLAALAQTLKAASRGSDAVYRIGGDEFALLLPQTNLAGAEIFGQRLLRQVADEPTLRRFGVGISLGLAQCNEKESDGDWHHRADVALYEAKDAGRGCLKKA comes from the coding sequence ATGGACATGCTGAGAGTCGAACAGACGCTCTCCCACGAAAGACCGGATCCGGCCCTGGGCCTGAAACTGCACCAGAGCCTGGAGCCACTGACGGTGCTGCGAACCTTTCTGGAGGCGGCAAGCCCTTGCCTGCCCCTGGCAGCCATTTGCACCCAGGGCGGCATCGCCCTGCAGGCCAGCCCGGCCCGCCAGTGGCTGGAGCTTGCCGCCGGGGACCAGCCCATCCGCTACGGCTTCTGCCGGCCGCTGTCGCACCGGGAAAGACAACAGCTGGCGCACTGGCACGCCCTGCTGCTGCCGGCGCTCGGCAATGCCCTGCAGTACCAGGCCATGGTTCGCCAGGCCCGCACCGATGCCCTCACCGGCCTGGGCAACCGCAGCGCCTTCGAGGAAGACAGGGCCAGGCTGAGGGCCCTGTGCGAGCGTACCTGTGGTGCCATCAGCCTGGCCCTGGTGGATCTGGACAACTTCAAGCCGGTCAACGACCGCCACGGCCACCAGCAGGGTGACAGGGTACTGGCGGCCCTGGCGCAGACCCTGAAGGCCGCCAGCCGGGGCTCGGATGCCGTGTACCGCATCGGCGGCGACGAGTTCGCCCTGCTGCTGCCCCAGACCAATCTGGCCGGGGCCGAGATCTTCGGCCAGCGCCTGCTGCGCCAGGTGGCCGACGAGCCGACCCTGCGCCGATTTGGCGTCGGCATCAGCCTGGGCCTGGCCCAGTGCAATGAGAAGGAAAGTGACGGGGACTGGCACCACAGGGCGGACGTCGCCCTCTATGAGGCCAAGGATGCCGGTCGCGGCTGCCTGAAGAAGGCCTAG
- a CDS encoding cation:proton antiporter — protein MLSLLAGLLLLILVLALLLRLVRLPLILAYLLAGMLAGSQGLGWLQEGQQLSELAELGIVLLLFSLGLDFSVARIRALGRRVWLGGAAQVSLVVVMVLGLIALGGGEPGALFFVALAAAMSSTAVVMRELSRRKALKGRRAQSALAILLFQDLLAVPVLAWLSASGQQGPWYELLGLVLAQVLAFLVLALTIGWWLLPRVLAPLFRLESTELLLIAALGVVMGAAALAHGLGISSALGAFVAGLVLAGTPFKHQFDADIRPFRDLLMGLFLVVVGSQLDPAWLWSHLSWVLMALAALIAVKLLAGFLALRLVGEAPRDARDVALALCQLGELGLVILAVAELPAQWQQLGVSLAVLTMAMTPALVKIPYRHPRVEAEAGVGHDAQVLILGFGRVGQVLAQLLGEAKIPFLVVDLEPVRVAAAARKQIPILLGDARSADLLKQIGIRNMKLVVVTFGSAGEVNGLVPRLRSLAPTAEVLVRVPGQAQLKDPRLGGAQLVCDELEGLHAMAKLMLNQLPLEGDKRAILMTHLRDKTRGRAGARLWRAWLLAPRHGGCGHSLAELGLWHGEVRVQRLERQGGELARSPGLVLESGDLLIMEGPAAAVNRACERLRAGPELASQSQEE, from the coding sequence ATGCTGTCTCTGTTGGCGGGTTTACTGCTGCTTATCCTGGTGCTGGCACTGCTGCTGAGGCTGGTGCGGCTGCCGCTGATCCTGGCCTACCTGCTGGCGGGCATGCTGGCGGGCAGCCAGGGCCTGGGCTGGCTGCAGGAAGGGCAGCAGCTTTCCGAGCTGGCGGAGCTGGGCATAGTGCTGCTGCTGTTCTCGTTGGGCCTGGATTTCTCGGTGGCGCGTATCCGCGCCCTGGGACGTCGGGTCTGGCTGGGGGGCGCCGCCCAGGTCAGCCTGGTGGTGGTGATGGTGCTGGGTCTCATCGCCCTGGGTGGAGGCGAGCCGGGGGCGCTGTTTTTCGTGGCCCTGGCGGCGGCCATGAGCTCCACCGCCGTGGTCATGCGCGAGCTGAGCCGGCGCAAGGCCCTGAAGGGCCGGCGGGCCCAGTCGGCCCTGGCCATTTTGCTGTTCCAGGACTTGCTGGCGGTGCCGGTGCTGGCCTGGCTCAGTGCCAGCGGCCAGCAGGGCCCCTGGTACGAGCTGCTGGGCCTGGTGCTGGCCCAGGTGCTGGCCTTCCTGGTACTGGCGCTGACCATCGGCTGGTGGCTGCTGCCCAGGGTGCTGGCGCCGTTGTTTCGGCTGGAAAGCACCGAGCTGCTGCTGATCGCCGCCCTGGGGGTGGTGATGGGCGCCGCCGCCCTGGCCCACGGCCTGGGGATCTCCTCGGCCCTGGGCGCCTTCGTGGCCGGCCTGGTGCTGGCCGGCACGCCTTTCAAACACCAGTTCGATGCCGACATCAGGCCCTTTCGGGATCTGCTGATGGGGCTGTTCCTGGTGGTGGTGGGCAGCCAGCTGGATCCCGCCTGGCTGTGGAGCCACCTCTCCTGGGTGCTGATGGCCCTGGCGGCGCTGATCGCCGTCAAGTTGCTGGCGGGTTTCCTGGCGCTGCGGCTGGTGGGCGAGGCGCCCAGGGATGCCAGGGACGTGGCCCTGGCCTTGTGCCAGCTGGGTGAGCTGGGGCTGGTGATCCTGGCCGTGGCCGAGCTGCCGGCCCAATGGCAGCAACTGGGGGTCTCCCTGGCGGTGCTGACCATGGCCATGACCCCGGCGCTGGTGAAGATCCCCTACCGCCATCCCAGGGTGGAGGCCGAGGCCGGTGTCGGCCACGACGCCCAGGTGCTGATCCTGGGTTTTGGCCGGGTCGGCCAGGTGCTGGCGCAACTGCTTGGCGAGGCCAAGATCCCCTTCCTGGTGGTGGATCTGGAGCCGGTGCGGGTGGCGGCCGCCGCCCGCAAGCAGATCCCCATCCTGCTGGGGGATGCCCGCAGTGCCGATCTGCTCAAGCAGATCGGCATCCGCAACATGAAGCTGGTGGTGGTGACTTTCGGCAGTGCCGGCGAGGTCAACGGTCTGGTGCCGCGGCTGCGCTCCCTGGCCCCCACCGCCGAGGTGCTGGTGCGGGTGCCGGGCCAGGCCCAGCTCAAGGATCCCCGTCTGGGCGGTGCCCAGCTGGTCTGTGACGAGCTGGAAGGCCTCCATGCCATGGCCAAGCTGATGCTCAACCAGTTGCCCCTGGAAGGCGACAAGCGCGCCATACTGATGACCCACCTCAGGGACAAGACCAGGGGCCGGGCCGGTGCCCGGCTATGGCGCGCCTGGCTGCTGGCCCCCCGCCATGGTGGCTGTGGCCACAGCCTGGCCGAACTGGGGCTGTGGCACGGCGAGGTGCGGGTACAGCGCCTGGAGCGCCAGGGGGGGGAGCTGGCCCGCAGCCCCGGCCTGGTGCTGGAAAGTGGCGATCTGCTGATCATGGAAGGGCCGGCGGCGGCGGTGAACCGGGCCTGCGAGCGGCTCAGGGCCGGCCCCGAGCTGGCGTCCCAGTCTCAGGAAGAGTAA
- a CDS encoding patatin-like phospholipase family protein — protein MERENTALVLTGGGSRAAYQVGLLKAISQWQPRNAPLPFGIITGTSAGAINGTTLACFASCFALGVKKLEQVWSQFETGQVYHADLARVSKHLLARLATLFQADYANPVPPSLLNPAPLRKLLSEVMDFPRIQGHINRGKLRALAVTASSYSSQRSVTFFAADDAHGPWQRAKREGLRTHINEYHLLASAALPLVFPSVRIKDQYFGDGTIHQLSPLSPAIHLGADRMLIFGMEEPKGTPLKTNRTPHHPTVGTIAGHLLDTIFTDSLNADLERLTRINQTLKLIPPDKREDLSLKPIQTLMINPSQNLDMIAQRHYQRLPRAIRGLLRLLGVDEGSESSLLSYLLFEGPYCQELMALGYQDAQAHKESLLSFLDLPRR, from the coding sequence ATGGAAAGAGAGAACACGGCACTGGTCCTGACCGGCGGCGGCTCAAGGGCGGCCTACCAGGTAGGACTGCTCAAGGCGATCAGCCAGTGGCAGCCCCGTAACGCGCCACTGCCCTTCGGCATCATTACCGGCACCTCGGCCGGCGCCATCAACGGCACCACCCTGGCCTGCTTCGCGTCCTGCTTTGCGCTTGGGGTCAAGAAGCTGGAGCAGGTCTGGAGCCAGTTCGAAACCGGCCAGGTCTACCATGCCGACCTGGCCAGGGTCAGCAAGCACCTGCTGGCCAGGCTGGCCACCCTGTTCCAGGCCGATTACGCCAACCCGGTTCCCCCGTCCCTGCTCAATCCGGCGCCCCTTCGCAAGCTGCTGTCCGAGGTCATGGACTTCCCCCGCATCCAGGGCCATATCAACAGGGGCAAGCTCAGGGCCCTGGCGGTCACCGCCTCCTCCTACAGCAGCCAGCGCTCGGTCACCTTCTTCGCCGCCGACGACGCCCACGGCCCCTGGCAAAGGGCCAAGCGGGAGGGCCTGCGCACCCATATCAACGAATACCACCTGCTGGCCTCGGCGGCGCTGCCGCTGGTGTTTCCCTCGGTGCGCATCAAGGATCAGTACTTTGGCGACGGCACCATCCACCAGCTGTCGCCGCTTAGCCCGGCCATCCACCTGGGGGCCGACAGGATGTTGATCTTCGGCATGGAGGAGCCCAAGGGCACGCCCCTGAAGACCAACAGGACCCCCCACCACCCCACGGTGGGCACCATCGCCGGCCACCTGCTGGACACCATCTTCACGGATTCCCTGAACGCCGATCTGGAACGCCTGACCCGCATCAACCAGACCCTGAAGCTGATCCCGCCCGACAAGCGGGAAGACTTGTCCCTCAAGCCCATCCAGACCCTGATGATCAACCCCAGCCAGAACCTGGACATGATCGCCCAGCGCCACTACCAGCGCCTGCCCAGGGCCATTCGTGGCCTGTTGCGGCTGCTGGGGGTAGACGAAGGATCCGAGTCCAGCCTGCTGTCCTACCTGCTGTTCGAAGGCCCTTACTGCCAGGAGTTGATGGCGCTGGGTTACCAGGATGCCCAGGCCCATAAAGAATCGCTGCTGAGCTTCCTGGACTTGCCCAGGCGCTGA